A window of the Ostrea edulis chromosome 1, xbOstEdul1.1, whole genome shotgun sequence genome harbors these coding sequences:
- the LOC125660149 gene encoding uncharacterized protein LOC125660149 has product MRMNLRLFNWELCFIYLGNFILLSDGSCTYPSDLQSSTWYDSNKGQLTYSTNTMTGYTYSSYNSGSSIWTCFLIDGNYIVSKANTPIDVFGSNFDAYLCQLMTQITTNSYSYYIEGDYQANANNERMNIFITGTSVILSEACTKTSAIPTEEFHVLVKSTNMADVKQYFPTPLLGTFEYTKVTAAGVSSCGTGSVWDVCANRTTMTFNMTQCNSVVAFSQGEVYGVTSVTKDSTYYVVVVNPDTVDDSTYYRFTCMAVTQSGSTVTVVEKSGSCGVGQNTTLAGTGGSKYTMNPYVTCPFTTDSDSSTAAESSNTALIAGVVVAVLLLIIIAVVVGFIIFKKKQKQIHTYDKEKETNGNELDYLHRGYTNVPENPTLTAVSSSQN; this is encoded by the exons ACGGCTCTTGTACCTACCCGTCTGACCTTCAGAGCTCAACATGGTATGACAGTAATAAAGGTCAGCTGACGTACTCCACCAACACGATGACGGGGTACACCTACTCGTCCTACAACTCCGGAAGCTCAATATGGACTTGTTTCCTGATAGACGGCAACTACATTGTGTCAAA GGCCAACACTCCTATAGATGTATTTGGCAGCAACTTCGATGCTTACCTTTGTCAGCTGATGACCCAAATCACAACCAATTCATACTCCTATTATATTGAAGGAG ATTATCAAGCGAATGCAAATAACGAAAGGATGAACATTTTTATCACCGGAACAAGCGTCATACTAAGTGAAGCTTGTACTAAGACAAGTGCAATACCAACGGAGGAATTCCATGTTCTCGTAAAGTCAA caaataTGGCAGACGTCAAGCAGTACTTCCCGACACCTTTACTTGGGACATTTGAGTACACAAAGGTGACAGCTGCTGGGGTCTCTTCCTGTGGCACTGGATCAGTATGGGACGTCTGCGCTAACAGAACGACCATGACCTTCAACATGACGCAGTGCAATTCAGTGGTTGCTTTCTCTC agGGAGAGGTTTATGGCGTCACTTCTGTCACAAAAGATTCCACATACTACGTTGTTGTTGTGAATCCGGACACTGTTGATGACTCGACATATTACCGCTTTACTTGTATG GCTGTGACTCAGTCGGGAAGCACTGTAACGGTGGTAGAAAAAAGCGGAAGTTGCGGTGTGGGGCAGAACACGACATTGGCTGGAACTGGTGGATCGAAATACACAATGAACCCATATG TAACCTGTC CCTTCACTACAGACAGCGATAGTTCCACCGCAGCAGAGTCCAGCAACACCGCACTCATCGCGGGGGTCGTGGTAGCCGTGTTGCTGTTAATTATTATCGCTGTGGTAGTGGGATTCattatatttaagaaaaaaCAGAAACAAATTCATACGTATGACAAAGAGAAGGAGACAAACGGCAACGAAC TGGATTATCTGCATAGAGGTTATACAAACGTTCCTGAAAACCCGACACTGACAGCAGTTTCAAGTTCCCAGAACTAA
- the LOC125661363 gene encoding transcription factor RFX4-like has translation MDQFGEMSTSVAGTNISSFPGTFPSEFLESERPSLKESSTGEFNGALSLKRGGDEETNLGNFHRLRNCSKSHSTPATLKWLEDNYEIAESVCIPRSTLYSHYLDYCETNDTQPVNAASFGKIIRQQFPQITTRRLGTRGQSKYHYYGIGVREASKYFEVVYSSKGAQSSNEGKKENSKQIVAYSPRSKLGTLLPDFPDIKEIKLPDTVDEDKVLTFMMMYRTHCQRILDTVIRANFDEVQNFLLHFWQGMPGHMMEILDTQTIVLLVGVCDTMLYKAIANVLMPTVLQALPESLIQVIKKFSKQLDEWLKIALDSLPSGIRKMKFDLARRFAQLLRRQTSLNHLCQAARSVVHNPDVSAQMLEDWISVDLNSIIKQTMYTMEGYNERVTDIIVSLCSEFEQLLEDQAPLQSYIEWLDNMVVRCVVRYAKNRPGSLRRTARQFLLMWSCFGTRVIRDMTLHSAPSFGSFHLLHLMFDDYVLYLVENLYSQERSKDFLRHIKGEITDLTDDDPLPDYSIIKEAFLSPESTKSSLETDMEAQITKVSVFKENIGNDRSLISPRTLFDSSTPDYECGQSTAHNHRTQLIKEVRHSYNLMESVIPFGTNCNRTHDQQILGIHSNNNATSNISCLNEGPSNEMNRHNAFFMEFQSSTIPDNRIPDNSRYTIQYVSSYILRKSQ, from the exons ATGGATCAATTTGGTGAGATGAGCACCTCCGTTGCTG GCACCAATATTTCGTCATTTCCTGGAACATTTCCCAGTGAGTTTCTGGAAAGTGAAAGACCATCTCTAAAAGAATCCAGCACTGGGGAATTCAACGGTGCACTGTCTCTGAAACGTGGTGGCGACGAAGAAACAAACTTAG GAAACTTCCATCGGCTTCGCAACTGCTCCAAATCCCATTCAACACCCGCGACTCTGAAATG GTTGGAAGACAATTACGAGATAGCAGAATCTGTGTGTATCCCCAGGAGTACTTTATACTCTCACTATCTGGACTACTGCGAAACCAACGACACACAACCCGTCAACGCAGCCAGCTTCGGAAAG ATAATTCGGCAACAGTTTCCTCAAATCACTACGCGGCGACTTGGCACCAGAGGGCAATCaaa ATATCATTACTACGGCATCGGGGTACGAGAAGCGTCAAAGTATTTTGAAGTTGTATATTCTTCAAAAGGAGCGCAGAG ttcaaatgaagggaagAAAGAAAACTCTAAACAG ATCGTTGCTTACTCGCCACGCTCCAAGCTCGGTACACTGCTTCCAGATTTTCCTGACATCAAAGAAATCAAACTTCCAGACACTGTAGACGAAGACAAG gTGCTCACCTTCATGATGATGTATAGAACACATTGTCAGAGAATACTGGACACTGTTATCAGAGCTAACTTTGATGAG GTTCAGAACTTCCTGCTTCACTTCTGGCAGGGCATGCCGGGACACATGATGGAAATCCTAGATACACAGACGATAGTTTTACTTGTTGGCGTCTGTGACACCATGCTATACAAAGCCATCGCCAATGTCCTCATGCCAACCGTCCTACAAGCTCTACCAGAAAG TCTGATACAAGTTATCAAGAAATTTTCAAAGCAACTCGACGAATGGTTAAAAATTGCTTTAGATTCCTTACCAAGTGGAATTaggaaaatgaaatttgatc TTGCCCGTCGGTTTGCCCAGCTTCTTCGTCGTCAGACGTCGTTGAATCATCTCTGTCAGGCAGCTCGGTCCGTGGTCCACAACCCTGATGTTTCCGCCCAAATGTTGGAGGATTGGATCAGCGTGGACCTCAATAGTATCATTAAACAGACCATGTACACCATGGAGGGCTACAACGAGAGAGTCACGGACATTATCGTCAGTC TTTGCAGTGAATTTGAACAACTGCTAGAAGACCAGGCGCCTTTACAATCCTACATAGAGTGGCTGGACAACATGGTGGTTAGATGTGTAGTGCGG TATGCTAAGAATCGACCTGGTTCTTTGCGGAGAACGGCTCGTCAATTCCTGCTGATGTGGTCCTGTTTTGGAACCAGGGTTATTCGAGACATGACGCTTCACAGTGCTCCCAGTTTCG GTTCGTTTCACTTGCTGCACCTGATGTTTGATGATTACGTGCTATATCTGGTGGAGAATCTGTACAGTCAGGAGAGGTCCAAAGACTTCCTCAGGCACATCAAGGGAGAAATCACAG ATCTTACAGATGATGACCCATTGCCAGATTACAGCATTATTAAAGAAGCATTCTTGTCTCCTGAGTCGACAAAATCTTCATTAGAAACAGACATGGAAGCACAGATAACGAAGGTCTCCGTCTTCAAGGAAAACATAG GAAATGATCGTTCACTGATCTCTCCAAGGACTCTGTTCGATAGTTCCACGCCAGATTATGAGTGCGGACAGTCTACCGCTCATAACCATAGAACACAATTAAT AAAAGAGGTTCGCCATTCGTACAACTTAATGGAGTCTGTCATACCCTTCGGAACAAATTGTAACAGAACACATGATCAACAG ATATTAGGAATACATTCCAACAATAATGCCACGTCTAACATCAGTTGCTTAAATGAAGGCCCAAGTAATGAGATGAACAGACACAATGCTTTTTTCATGGAATTTCAAAGCAGCACAATTCCGGACAACAGAATTCCGGACAACAGCAGATATACAATACAGTACGTGTCCTCATATATTTTGCGAAAAAGCCAGTAA